A single Macrobrachium nipponense isolate FS-2020 chromosome 5, ASM1510439v2, whole genome shotgun sequence DNA region contains:
- the LOC135215512 gene encoding bifunctional endo-1,4-beta-xylanase XylA-like, which yields MAFMKILLIFLPLLHIGICKPFDEDADDSGAWDWLGPDYGSENGNNNNDNDINNIWGEDTWSPGVSTNGPEDYSDNNNWWSNIFSSDWWTSDGNTDWFSGNSDDDWSNGNQQNGNSNSSNNDWWSSSNSDWWHIPNNFTQWNNSGDSWWSNISTIENGNDTISWSVNILGLWPEDINGTTVNQTNANPAGNYINITSPATPWTLANATSTPSSVGSNTTASAGSSNMTLIDKSLAMSRTTTAPGTNTTTPSIATFTTGSNATNVSTTTVASSSTVSNATTTVSGTSSTTAKATAGK from the exons ATGGCATTCATGaagattttgttaattttcctcCCTCTTCTCCACA TTGGAATTTGTAAGCCATTCGACGAGGATGCTGATGATTCAG GAGCATGGGACTGGCTAGGTCCAGATTATGGATCAGAAAACGGaaacaacaacaatgacaatGACATCAATAACATCTGGGGGGAGGACACGTGGTCTCCCGGCGTGAGTACCAATGGCCCGGAGGATTACAGCGACAATAACAACTGGTGGAGTAATATCTTCAGCAGTGACTGGTGGACCAGCGACGGGAATACTGACTGGTTCAGCGGGAACAGCGACGACGACTGGTCGAATGGAAATCAGCAGAACGGGAACAGCAACAGCAGTAACAACGATTGGTGGAGCAGCAGTAACAGCGATTGGTGGCATATACCCAACAACTTCACCCAGTGGAACAACTCTGGGGATTCATGGTGGAGTAATATTAGCACCATAGAGAATGGTAACGACACCATTAGCTGGAGTGTTAACATCTTGGGGCTGTGGCCTGAGGATATCAATGGCACTACGGTAAATCAGACGAACGCGAACCCAGCGGGAAACTACATCAACATAACAAGCCCGGCAACTCCCTGGACTCTGGCAAATGCCACATCAACGCCCTCTTCAGTAGGATCAAATACCACAGCATCAGCTGGATCGAGTAACATGACACTTATTGACAAATCCCTCGCGATGTCAAGAACGACCACCGCACCAGGAACAAATACCACAACCCCTTCCATTGCTACGTTCACCACAGGTTCAAATGCTACAAATGTTTCCACCACTACAGTGGCATCATCATCTACAGTATCAAACGCCACAACAACAGTCAGTGGAACTTCCAGTACAACAGCAAAAGCTACCGCAGGAAAATGA